The following are encoded together in the Acidimicrobiales bacterium genome:
- a CDS encoding 3-oxoacyl-ACP reductase family protein, with protein sequence MGRTEVSDGKRVAFVTGASGGIGAAVARALAADGKLVAVGYAGRQDAAEQTAGQIEGEGGTARVVHIDVSDPGGVDAAFTDVEQAFGPVEVLVNAAGVNRDKLLVQLSEDDWQHTLDTDLSGPFRTTKRALRPMIRARFGRVVQVSSIVGAMGSPGQANYAAAKAGLVGFSRSVAREVASRNITVNVVEPGPIDTAMMESLPEQRRELLVAATAVGRLGRPEEVAALVAFLCSDSASYITGAVVPVDGGVGMGR encoded by the coding sequence GTGGGACGAACAGAAGTGAGCGACGGCAAGCGCGTCGCGTTCGTGACGGGCGCGTCGGGTGGCATCGGCGCCGCCGTGGCCCGAGCGCTGGCGGCGGACGGGAAGCTGGTGGCGGTGGGTTACGCCGGCCGGCAGGACGCCGCCGAGCAGACCGCCGGCCAGATCGAGGGCGAGGGCGGCACCGCCCGGGTGGTGCACATCGACGTGTCCGACCCCGGCGGCGTCGACGCCGCGTTCACCGACGTCGAGCAGGCCTTCGGGCCCGTCGAGGTGCTGGTCAATGCGGCCGGCGTCAACCGCGACAAGCTGCTCGTGCAGCTGAGCGAGGACGACTGGCAGCACACGCTCGACACCGACCTGTCGGGCCCCTTCCGCACCACCAAGCGGGCGCTGCGGCCGATGATCCGGGCCCGGTTCGGCCGGGTCGTGCAGGTGTCGTCGATCGTGGGCGCCATGGGCTCGCCGGGCCAGGCCAACTACGCCGCCGCCAAGGCCGGGCTGGTGGGCTTCAGCCGCTCGGTGGCCCGCGAGGTCGCGTCCCGCAACATCACCGTGAACGTGGTCGAGCCGGGTCCGATCGACACTGCCATGATGGAGTCTCTGCCCGAGCAACGCCGTGAGCTCCTGGTTGCGGCCACCGCCGTCGGTCGCCTGGGCCGTCCCGAAGAGGTGGCCGCCCTGGTGGCGTTCCTGTGCTCCGACAGCGCGTCCTACATCACCGGCGCGGTCGTCCCTGTGGACGGCGGCGTCGGCATGGGACGCTGA
- the fabI gene encoding enoyl-ACP reductase FabI, whose product MLEGKKLVLTGVLTKDSIAASVAEQAVKAGAEIVLTSFGRAFRLTERVARGLPGTPDVLELDITDAAHHAALASTLGERWGRVDGVLHAIGFAPEKCLGQPEGLFAAGWEDVSTALQISTYSLKSLAETLAPLMPPGSGIVALDFDAQQVWPAYDWMGVAKAALEATARYLARDLGPQGIRVNLVAAGPLRTMAARSIPGFDAMQVAWGERAPLGWDVRDPEPTAKACVALFSDWFPATTGEIIHVDGGVHAVALANQPAEVAS is encoded by the coding sequence ATGCTCGAAGGCAAGAAGCTCGTCCTCACCGGCGTGCTGACCAAGGACTCCATCGCGGCCTCCGTGGCCGAGCAGGCCGTGAAGGCCGGGGCCGAGATCGTGCTCACCTCGTTCGGGCGGGCCTTCCGCCTGACCGAGCGAGTGGCCCGCGGGCTGCCCGGCACGCCCGACGTGCTCGAGCTCGACATCACCGACGCCGCCCACCACGCCGCTCTCGCCTCGACGCTGGGCGAGCGCTGGGGCCGGGTCGACGGGGTGCTCCACGCCATCGGCTTCGCGCCGGAGAAGTGCCTCGGCCAGCCGGAGGGCCTCTTCGCCGCCGGGTGGGAGGACGTCTCGACGGCGCTGCAGATCTCCACCTACTCCCTCAAGTCGCTCGCCGAGACGCTGGCACCGCTGATGCCACCGGGCTCCGGGATCGTGGCCCTCGACTTCGACGCCCAGCAGGTGTGGCCGGCCTACGACTGGATGGGCGTCGCCAAGGCCGCGCTCGAGGCGACCGCCCGCTACCTGGCCCGCGACCTGGGGCCGCAGGGCATCCGGGTCAACCTCGTGGCGGCCGGTCCCCTGCGCACGATGGCCGCCAGGTCGATCCCCGGGTTCGACGCGATGCAGGTGGCGTGGGGCGAGCGGGCACCGCTGGGCTGGGACGTGCGCGACCCGGAGCCGACGGCGAAGGCCTGCGTCGCCCTGTTCTCCGACTGGTTCCCGGCCACCACCGGCGAGATCATCCACGTCGACGGCGGCGTCCATGCCGTGGCGCTGGCGAACCAGCCGGCCGAGGTGGCCTCGTGA
- a CDS encoding carboxyl transferase domain-containing protein: MVAPRLPVAAARSGSVVAEIGQLPELGEQTVAWFRGAITGADADLVARTIRAGVDAGVPIVGVIERMGLDAPGGLAALGAWGRIARELARASGVVPTAMVIDGPCLGGPAIAVGLVDLVVLTEQAKLFVNGAEASARMTGTNGIDPAQLGDAWSHQTRSGVADLAAADVTEALAAVGDVLSFLPSNSLEAPPREPTVDPPDRRCVQAAKAVPANERESYDVRNVITDLLDDRWFVELRARFGSSLVVGFGRVAGLPVGIVANQPSQLAGALDIESSIKGARFVRWCDSFNVPLLTLVDTPGFRPGRDQEWRGIVRHGAKLAFAYAEATVPRVCVVLRKAYGGAYIVMDCKSMGNDCALAWPQAEIAVMGAKGAVGIIHRRALLKAEDEHREGLRERLEAEYSEEHLSPRAAAERGFVDAVVEPAGTRLAVAEALLALTTKRERPVRRRHENVPL; encoded by the coding sequence GTGGTCGCGCCCCGGCTGCCCGTCGCGGCCGCCCGATCCGGGTCGGTCGTCGCCGAGATCGGCCAGCTCCCGGAGCTGGGCGAGCAGACGGTGGCCTGGTTCCGCGGCGCGATCACCGGAGCCGACGCCGACCTCGTGGCCCGCACCATCCGGGCGGGCGTCGACGCCGGCGTGCCGATCGTTGGCGTGATCGAGCGCATGGGCCTCGACGCCCCGGGAGGGCTCGCGGCCCTCGGTGCCTGGGGGCGGATCGCCCGCGAGCTGGCCCGGGCCTCGGGCGTCGTGCCCACGGCCATGGTGATCGACGGTCCGTGCCTGGGCGGTCCGGCCATCGCGGTCGGCCTGGTCGACCTGGTGGTGCTGACCGAGCAGGCCAAGCTGTTCGTCAACGGCGCCGAGGCCTCGGCCCGCATGACCGGCACCAACGGCATCGACCCGGCCCAGCTGGGCGACGCCTGGTCGCACCAGACCCGCAGCGGCGTGGCCGACCTCGCCGCAGCGGACGTCACCGAGGCGCTCGCCGCGGTGGGCGACGTCCTGTCGTTCCTCCCGTCGAACAGCCTGGAAGCGCCGCCCCGCGAACCGACCGTCGACCCGCCCGACCGGCGCTGCGTGCAGGCCGCCAAGGCGGTGCCGGCCAACGAGCGCGAGTCCTACGACGTGCGCAACGTCATCACCGACCTGCTCGACGACCGCTGGTTCGTGGAGCTGCGGGCCCGCTTCGGCTCCAGCCTGGTGGTCGGGTTCGGCCGGGTGGCCGGACTGCCCGTCGGCATCGTCGCCAACCAGCCCAGCCAGCTCGCCGGTGCCCTCGACATCGAGAGCTCGATCAAGGGCGCCCGCTTCGTTCGCTGGTGCGACTCGTTCAACGTGCCGCTGCTCACGCTGGTCGACACGCCCGGGTTCCGCCCGGGGCGCGACCAGGAGTGGCGCGGCATCGTCCGCCACGGCGCCAAGCTCGCCTTCGCCTACGCCGAGGCCACCGTGCCCCGGGTGTGCGTGGTGCTGCGCAAGGCCTACGGCGGCGCCTACATCGTCATGGACTGCAAGTCCATGGGCAACGACTGCGCGCTGGCCTGGCCCCAGGCCGAGATCGCGGTGATGGGCGCCAAGGGTGCGGTGGGGATCATCCACCGGCGGGCCCTGCTGAAGGCCGAGGACGAGCACCGCGAGGGGCTGCGGGAACGGCTCGAGGCCGAGTACTCGGAGGAGCACCTGTCGCCCCGGGCGGCTGCCGAGCGCGGCTTCGTCGATGCGGTGGTCGAACCGGCCGGCACCCGCCTGGCGGTCGCCGAAGCCTTGCTGGCGCTCACCACCAAGCGCGAACGTCCCGTGCGGCGACGTCACGAGAACGTCCCGCTCTAA
- a CDS encoding inositol monophosphatase family protein, with amino-acid sequence MTTPDAPPVDPDLLAFAVETTRVAGQLTMRYFADDDLAVESKADGTPVTVADRVAERWIREQLEEHHPDDTVIGEEEPVYEGTSGRRWVLDPIDGTKAFTRSVPLYSTLLAFDDEHGPAIGVIALPALDQVVWAGRGRGCWFDGRPARVSDTSSLDGAYLMSSSYSHWPEASLLAVKRAGLHLRTWGDGYGYALVATGRADATVDPEAEHYDVAPYPVILTEAGGRFSSLGGDPSPEAGSGVASNGVLHDDLLKLLSS; translated from the coding sequence GTGACGACCCCCGACGCCCCTCCCGTCGACCCCGATCTGCTGGCCTTCGCCGTCGAGACCACCCGCGTGGCGGGCCAGTTGACCATGCGGTACTTCGCCGACGACGACCTCGCCGTCGAGTCCAAGGCCGACGGCACGCCGGTCACCGTCGCCGACCGGGTCGCCGAGCGTTGGATCCGGGAACAGCTCGAGGAGCACCACCCCGACGACACCGTGATCGGCGAGGAGGAGCCCGTCTACGAAGGCACGTCGGGGCGGCGCTGGGTGCTCGACCCGATCGACGGCACGAAGGCCTTCACCCGCAGCGTCCCCCTCTACTCGACGTTGCTCGCCTTCGACGACGAGCACGGCCCTGCCATCGGGGTGATCGCGCTACCGGCGCTCGACCAGGTCGTGTGGGCCGGCCGGGGCCGGGGCTGCTGGTTCGACGGGCGTCCGGCCCGGGTGAGCGACACCTCGAGCCTGGACGGCGCCTACTTGATGAGCAGCAGCTACTCGCACTGGCCCGAGGCGTCGCTGCTGGCGGTCAAGCGGGCCGGGCTGCACCTGCGCACCTGGGGCGACGGCTACGGCTACGCGCTGGTGGCCACCGGGCGGGCCGACGCGACGGTCGACCCCGAGGCGGAGCACTACGACGTGGCGCCCTACCCGGTGATCCTCACCGAGGCCGGCGGGCGGTTCAGCAGCCTCGGCGGCGACCCGTCACCCGAGGCGGGCAGCGGCGTCGCCTCCAACGGCGTCCTTCACGACGACCTGCTCAAGCTGCTGTCGTCGTAG
- a CDS encoding beta-ketoacyl-ACP synthase III: MSSGLLTEWGTASAPTTSTLQARFAVAGWGGALPERRVTNDELALRLDTSDAWISTRTGIRERRVGGPGESTGPLAVAAARDALVRARMLPNELDLVVVATTTPEQPMPSTAALVAAELGTPAGAFDLNAACAGFVYGMVVCGSLIETGIARKVLLVGADTLTRSVDPADRGTAVLFGDGAGAVVLVRDGTSEQDGGLLASDLVDDPEGAELLTITAGGSGRPTTVESLAAGEQHLRMDGPELFRRAVRAVSDSVTRTLAAAGCTPADVDLFVPHQANARIIDAVLARVGLAPEQAVQTVDRHGNTSAASVPLALSEIAETGRLRDGSLVLVTGFGAGLTVGTGLLRWRTSWDEQK, encoded by the coding sequence GTGAGCTCGGGGCTGCTGACCGAGTGGGGCACCGCGAGCGCCCCCACCACATCGACGCTCCAGGCCCGCTTCGCCGTCGCCGGCTGGGGCGGGGCGCTGCCCGAGCGGCGCGTCACCAACGACGAGCTGGCACTGCGGCTCGACACGAGCGACGCCTGGATCAGCACCCGCACCGGCATCCGCGAGCGCCGGGTCGGCGGGCCCGGTGAGTCGACCGGTCCCCTCGCCGTCGCCGCCGCCCGCGACGCCCTCGTCCGAGCCCGGATGCTCCCCAACGAGCTCGACCTCGTCGTCGTCGCCACCACCACGCCCGAGCAGCCGATGCCGTCGACCGCGGCGCTGGTGGCCGCCGAGCTGGGCACCCCCGCCGGCGCCTTCGACCTGAACGCGGCCTGTGCCGGCTTCGTCTACGGCATGGTCGTGTGCGGCTCCCTCATCGAGACCGGCATCGCCCGCAAGGTGCTGCTGGTCGGGGCCGACACGCTCACCCGCAGCGTCGACCCGGCCGACCGCGGCACCGCCGTGCTCTTCGGCGACGGCGCCGGAGCCGTGGTGCTCGTGCGCGACGGCACCAGCGAGCAGGACGGCGGGCTCCTGGCCTCCGACCTGGTCGACGACCCCGAGGGCGCCGAGCTGCTGACCATCACTGCCGGCGGTTCGGGCCGACCCACGACGGTCGAGAGCCTCGCCGCCGGCGAGCAGCACCTGCGCATGGACGGCCCCGAGCTGTTCCGCCGGGCCGTGCGGGCCGTGTCCGACTCGGTGACCCGCACGCTCGCCGCCGCCGGCTGCACCCCCGCTGACGTCGACCTGTTCGTGCCCCACCAGGCCAACGCCCGCATCATCGACGCCGTGCTGGCCCGCGTCGGCCTCGCCCCCGAGCAGGCGGTCCAGACCGTCGACCGGCACGGCAACACCTCCGCGGCCTCGGTGCCGCTGGCGCTGAGCGAGATCGCCGAGACCGGCCGGCTGCGCGACGGCAGCCTCGTGCTGGTGACCGGTTTCGGTGCAGGCCTCACGGTCGGCACCGGTCTCCTACGCTGGCGGACATCGTGGGACGAACAGAAGTGA
- the fabZ gene encoding 3-hydroxyacyl-ACP dehydratase FabZ has product MTEVADAVDLLPHRPPFRFVDKVVEMVPGESIEARYLVTGEEAFLAGHFPGRPIFPGVIQLEALAQAGAIAVLADERYKDKLPLFGGVEDVRFRRQVVPHDELTLVVELERLSARGGWGRATATVAGKTTCSGRLFFVLG; this is encoded by the coding sequence GTGACCGAGGTGGCCGACGCGGTCGACCTCCTCCCCCACCGACCGCCGTTCCGCTTCGTCGACAAGGTGGTGGAGATGGTGCCGGGCGAGAGCATCGAGGCCCGCTACCTGGTCACCGGCGAGGAGGCGTTCCTGGCCGGGCACTTCCCCGGACGGCCGATCTTCCCCGGCGTCATCCAGCTGGAGGCGCTGGCACAGGCCGGCGCGATCGCGGTGCTGGCCGACGAGCGCTACAAGGACAAGCTGCCGCTGTTCGGCGGCGTCGAGGACGTCCGCTTCCGCCGGCAGGTGGTGCCGCACGACGAGCTGACCCTCGTGGTCGAGCTGGAACGACTCTCGGCACGGGGCGGCTGGGGTCGGGCGACGGCCACTGTGGCGGGCAAGACGACGTGCTCAGGACGGCTCTTCTTCGTCCTAGGGTGA
- a CDS encoding Gfo/Idh/MocA family oxidoreductase: MKVLVLGVGAVGARAARYLVAHDDVSSVLIADANARRRAVVASSLGARARTLDSPDDVAGARADVVLIATPAAAQPDAARQAVAQGRHVVATADSIPAVRALLDLDAEARERGVTVAIGATFSPGLSCVLARHAASQFDSVDEVHVARQGTGGPACARQHHGALRGRGIDWRDQGWTRRPPGSGRELSFFPDPIGGADCYRAALPDALLLVPAFAGVSRVTARLAATRRDRFTAGLPMLRRPHPEGRIGGLRVEVRGRRGQLHDTVVLGAIDRPAVAAATVAGLATRWVGSGRTEPGAQGLACLVDALPFLHDLSEAGVRAAVFEGAAAG; encoded by the coding sequence ATGAAGGTCCTCGTGCTCGGCGTCGGGGCCGTCGGTGCCCGCGCCGCCCGTTACCTGGTGGCCCACGACGACGTGTCGTCGGTGCTGATCGCCGACGCCAACGCCCGGCGGCGTGCCGTCGTGGCCTCGTCGCTCGGCGCCCGGGCCCGGACGCTCGACAGCCCCGACGACGTCGCCGGCGCCCGGGCCGACGTGGTGCTGATCGCCACGCCGGCAGCGGCCCAGCCCGACGCCGCCCGCCAGGCCGTCGCCCAGGGCCGCCACGTCGTCGCCACCGCCGACAGCATCCCGGCCGTCCGCGCCCTGCTCGACCTCGACGCCGAGGCCCGCGAGCGGGGGGTGACCGTGGCCATCGGGGCGACGTTCTCGCCCGGTCTGTCCTGCGTGCTGGCCCGCCACGCCGCCTCCCAGTTCGACAGCGTCGACGAGGTGCACGTCGCCCGCCAGGGCACCGGCGGCCCCGCCTGCGCCCGACAGCACCACGGCGCCCTCCGCGGCCGCGGCATCGACTGGCGCGACCAGGGCTGGACCCGCCGCCCGCCGGGCTCCGGCCGCGAGCTGTCGTTCTTCCCCGACCCGATCGGCGGCGCCGACTGCTACCGGGCCGCGCTGCCCGACGCGCTGCTGCTGGTCCCGGCCTTCGCCGGGGTCAGCCGGGTGACCGCCCGGCTCGCCGCGACCCGGCGCGACCGGTTCACCGCCGGCCTGCCGATGCTGCGGCGTCCGCACCCCGAGGGTCGCATCGGCGGCCTGCGGGTCGAGGTGCGCGGCCGCCGCGGCCAACTGCACGACACCGTGGTCCTCGGGGCCATCGACCGCCCCGCCGTCGCCGCTGCCACGGTCGCCGGGCTCGCCACCCGTTGGGTCGGCTCCGGCCGGACCGAACCCGGTGCCCAGGGCCTGGCCTGCCTGGTCGACGCCCTGCCGTTCCTCCACGACCTGTCGGAGGCCGGCGTGCGCGCCGCGGTCTTCGAGGGAGCTGCGGCCGGCTAG
- a CDS encoding acyl carrier protein yields the protein MERSDALTALRTAAVDVLQVEADKVTETASFAEDLEADSLDLVELVMSLEDTLGITIEEDELAEVKTVGDALDVILAASVASKA from the coding sequence ATGGAGCGTTCCGATGCACTCACCGCCCTCCGCACGGCGGCGGTCGACGTCCTTCAGGTCGAAGCCGACAAGGTGACCGAGACGGCGTCGTTCGCCGAGGACCTCGAGGCCGACAGCCTCGACCTGGTGGAGCTGGTGATGTCGCTGGAAGACACCCTGGGCATCACCATCGAGGAGGACGAGCTGGCCGAGGTGAAGACCGTCGGCGACGCGCTCGACGTCATCCTCGCCGCGAGTGTGGCCTCGAAGGCCTAG
- a CDS encoding magnesium and cobalt transport protein CorA: MIVDCAVYTKGERQPGVLNLEDALETARAGPDNFVWIGLYEPTNDEFADVATEFELHPLAVEDAVTAHQRPKLELYGSHLFVVAKTARYDDASESIEFAEIQIFAGEGFVVTVRHGAASPLAAVRHDLEDDPARCRLGPLSVVHAILDRVVDDYTPVLDGLDTDIVEAEGEVFAPERTNPAERIYRLKRSVLDLYRSIEPLLDALTALRQGKHPFEGQDLEHYFRDVEDHVHKAVSRAEGDREMLSDALNVNLAQIAVGQNQDMRTISGWAAIAAVPTMLAGVWGMNFDHMPELDEWWGYPLALTLMACAAFGIWRVLRKRGWL, encoded by the coding sequence GTGATCGTCGACTGCGCCGTCTACACGAAGGGCGAACGGCAGCCCGGGGTGCTCAACCTCGAGGACGCGCTCGAGACCGCGCGCGCCGGACCGGACAACTTCGTGTGGATCGGGCTGTACGAGCCCACCAACGACGAGTTCGCCGACGTCGCCACGGAGTTCGAGCTGCACCCGCTGGCCGTCGAGGATGCGGTCACCGCCCACCAGCGCCCCAAGCTGGAGCTCTACGGCAGTCACCTCTTCGTCGTGGCCAAGACGGCCCGCTACGACGACGCCAGCGAGAGCATCGAGTTCGCCGAGATCCAGATCTTCGCCGGCGAGGGCTTCGTGGTCACGGTCCGCCACGGTGCGGCGAGCCCGCTGGCGGCCGTCCGTCACGACTTGGAGGACGACCCCGCCCGCTGCCGGCTCGGCCCGCTCAGCGTCGTCCACGCCATCCTCGACCGCGTCGTCGACGACTACACGCCGGTGCTCGACGGCCTCGACACCGACATCGTGGAGGCCGAAGGCGAGGTGTTCGCCCCGGAGCGCACCAACCCGGCGGAGCGCATCTACCGGTTGAAGCGCTCGGTGCTCGACCTCTACCGCAGCATCGAACCGCTGCTCGACGCCCTGACCGCCCTGCGTCAGGGCAAGCACCCCTTCGAGGGGCAGGACCTGGAGCACTACTTCCGCGACGTCGAGGACCACGTGCACAAGGCCGTCAGCCGCGCCGAAGGCGACCGGGAGATGCTGTCCGACGCGCTGAACGTCAACCTCGCCCAGATCGCGGTCGGCCAGAACCAGGACATGCGGACGATCTCGGGCTGGGCCGCGATCGCGGCGGTCCCGACCATGCTCGCCGGCGTCTGGGGCATGAACTTCGACCACATGCCGGAGCTCGACGAGTGGTGGGGCTACCCGCTGGCGCTGACGCTGATGGCCTGTGCCGCCTTCGGGATCTGGCGGGTGCTGCGCAAGCGCGGCTGGCTCTGA
- a CDS encoding DUF3566 domain-containing protein, with protein MSVDRPEAPTPHKQAGGNGHERNGSTTFTEEVDVGTVEPVDRTEKVSPPGFGDGPPIVVPPAPTLPPSDDRLVYDQPPRPGRRRAAEPGEPRHVTHRLRHLSLWSVVKLAGLLYICLFFALLVATVLLWNVGRATGAVDQVESFISGMGSYGECVPEEGLEPGTEFDRDEDCRQGNVRIGMFELHGGVVFRAALIGGLVFVVAATAATVLVTILFNLLNEITGGVRYTLIREPAAAAAGPGPAPGRRRPPGLRRR; from the coding sequence ATGTCGGTCGATCGGCCCGAGGCACCTACGCCCCACAAGCAGGCCGGCGGGAACGGACACGAGCGCAATGGCTCCACGACGTTCACCGAGGAGGTGGATGTCGGCACTGTCGAGCCCGTGGATCGCACCGAGAAGGTGAGCCCACCGGGCTTCGGCGACGGTCCCCCGATCGTCGTCCCACCGGCGCCGACGTTGCCGCCGAGTGACGACCGGCTGGTGTACGACCAGCCCCCTCGCCCGGGGCGTCGACGCGCCGCCGAGCCCGGCGAGCCGCGCCACGTCACCCATCGCCTGCGGCACCTGAGCCTGTGGTCGGTGGTCAAGCTGGCCGGCCTCCTCTACATCTGCCTGTTCTTCGCGCTGCTGGTGGCCACCGTGCTGCTGTGGAACGTGGGACGGGCCACCGGTGCGGTCGACCAGGTGGAGAGCTTCATCAGCGGCATGGGCTCCTACGGCGAGTGCGTGCCCGAGGAAGGCCTCGAGCCCGGCACCGAGTTCGACCGCGACGAGGACTGCCGGCAGGGCAACGTCCGCATCGGCATGTTCGAGCTCCACGGCGGGGTCGTGTTCCGCGCGGCGCTCATCGGCGGCCTGGTGTTCGTGGTCGCAGCCACCGCCGCCACGGTGCTGGTGACGATCCTGTTCAACCTGTTGAACGAGATCACGGGCGGTGTCCGTTACACGTTGATCCGAGAACCGGCGGCCGCGGCTGCCGGTCCCGGCCCGGCGCCGGGGCGACGCCGACCACCGGGTCTCCGTCGCCGTTGA
- a CDS encoding beta-ketoacyl-ACP synthase II, with amino-acid sequence MTSTDHRGRPRVVVTGMGVKTPAGLTVDSMWETLLAGTTRAGTITLFDPTEHSVRIACEVRDFDAVPYVGPKEVRRTDRATLLAVAAAADAVTDAGAVATEGHADDGLAAPMHRRGVVAGSGVGGIRTLEDQVISYAEKGPSRTSPFLVPMMMPNAPAAMIAIHQGWTGPNLAVATACATGSNAIGEGARMVREGLADVVVCGGTEASVAPVSMSAFARMGALSKRPAEEASRPFDVDRDGFVMGEGAGFVVLETLDHAVARGAEIKGEVLGYGSTCDAFHITAPLESGAGMAACMEVALSDAGLEPSEIGHVNAHGTSTPHNEAAESAALSKVFGDHAVPVTSTKGVTGHLIGAAGAVEAIAALLSVADGQVPPTANHEQCDLPVDVVHGSPRQVASAPALSTSFAFGGHNAALILGPPPGTDGATP; translated from the coding sequence GTGACCTCGACCGACCACCGGGGACGGCCCCGCGTCGTCGTCACCGGCATGGGCGTGAAGACGCCCGCCGGTCTGACGGTCGACTCGATGTGGGAGACGCTGCTCGCAGGCACGACGAGGGCAGGCACCATCACTCTGTTCGATCCCACCGAGCACTCCGTGCGCATCGCCTGCGAGGTGCGCGACTTCGACGCCGTGCCCTACGTCGGTCCCAAGGAGGTGCGCCGCACCGATCGCGCCACGCTGCTGGCCGTGGCCGCGGCGGCGGACGCGGTCACCGATGCCGGCGCGGTGGCCACCGAGGGCCACGCGGACGACGGCCTCGCCGCGCCGATGCATCGTCGGGGCGTGGTGGCCGGCTCCGGCGTGGGTGGCATCCGCACGCTGGAGGACCAGGTCATCAGCTACGCGGAGAAGGGCCCGAGCCGCACCAGCCCGTTCCTGGTGCCGATGATGATGCCCAACGCCCCCGCCGCGATGATCGCCATCCACCAGGGCTGGACCGGCCCCAACCTGGCCGTCGCCACCGCCTGCGCCACCGGCTCCAACGCCATCGGCGAGGGCGCCCGCATGGTGCGCGAGGGCCTCGCCGACGTGGTGGTCTGCGGTGGCACCGAGGCGAGCGTCGCTCCGGTGTCGATGTCGGCGTTCGCCCGCATGGGCGCGCTGAGCAAGCGGCCCGCCGAGGAGGCCTCCCGGCCCTTCGACGTCGACCGTGACGGCTTCGTGATGGGCGAGGGCGCCGGGTTCGTGGTGCTGGAGACGCTCGACCACGCCGTGGCCCGGGGCGCCGAGATCAAGGGCGAGGTCCTCGGCTACGGCAGCACCTGCGATGCCTTCCACATCACCGCTCCCCTGGAGAGCGGGGCCGGCATGGCTGCGTGCATGGAGGTGGCGTTGTCCGACGCCGGCCTGGAGCCGTCCGAGATCGGCCATGTGAACGCCCACGGCACGTCGACGCCGCACAACGAGGCCGCCGAGTCGGCGGCGCTGTCGAAGGTCTTCGGCGACCACGCCGTGCCCGTGACCTCCACCAAGGGCGTGACCGGCCACCTCATCGGTGCGGCGGGCGCGGTCGAGGCGATCGCGGCGCTGCTGTCGGTCGCCGACGGCCAGGTGCCGCCCACGGCCAACCACGAGCAGTGCGACCTGCCGGTCGACGTGGTCCACGGCTCCCCCCGTCAGGTGGCCTCGGCGCCGGCGCTCTCGACGTCGTTCGCGTTCGGTGGCCACAACGCCGCGCTGATCCTCGGGCCACCTCCCGGCACCGACGGAGCCACGCCGTAG